In the Salmo trutta chromosome 33, fSalTru1.1, whole genome shotgun sequence genome, one interval contains:
- the shprh gene encoding E3 ubiquitin-protein ligase SHPRH isoform X3: MSNRRKRAPPVRVDEEAKKKLNWNMHEDRRIETLLQEEEDQIPTSSFLSTGHHIPTASLLFTGDKISTSSLLSTTHQIPTGSLLLSVQEDCEASCSSSGALLSDLGLGEDPQLPASSSTDTSSTFLSLTVLPLYDLAHIWKSLIGEFSLRPPPLWVNPPGCDQRAFTLRRTGDQLCLSLTSSSEEGSTSTGGLETRPLDRTCPVECFLAGGIVLEELDWLQKRRAVQLCHQPGEDEIKVGIYVLESGLGKPEFLSEGNGRIRKANQLIQKLMEFYYDFIIPEVVSTEEEECDTDLERQNVEELYDYVRHHQRENQDVSIDVQHKALIPVLRPYQSQAVNWMLRREKYRSSSSSQEQSLNFLWRELVTLCGKKLFYNPYTGCLIREFPLAGVEWPGGILADEMGLGKTVEVLALILNNSRQGLKQEALTLPLGKSVNYFVPPPRPEEEEMHIIHCKSEAQPKVKISYPTVRVMLLTAIKEMRVGKGASVNAIFAYIRTTYRYDLLKNRNHIKRALGKLLDEELVERVKGRGLAGSFKLGKKYKETKKKATTAKSQSPSGDGGPRRTSLRRAGKKGKTSYKDPDTPDLSPSEDISQSCLSPDCPLSVEDSKDEQQEGRLEKEQEGRSDTLSASQELSPVAKADRPEEDDKETLHNSQEQETERVDKVEDAPEESKRQPGPPVTPEMPPATRVSFTPFNTPDYRFECICGELGLIDYKARVQCLNCQLWQHAECVNYKEESLDTTPFYCPHCLVAMTPVPTGATLIISPSSICHQWVEEINKHISSSSLRVLVYQGVKKHGFIQPHMLAEQDVVITTYDVLRSELNYVDIPHSNSKDGRRFRNQKRYMAVPSPLVAVEWWRICLDEAQMVECTTAKAAEMALRLSSVNRWCVSGTPVQRGLEDLYGLVLFLGVDPYWVKYWWDQLLYRPYRRGNTEPLYNLIGQLLWRSAKKDVIDQIQIPPQTEEVHWLQFSPVEGHFYHRQHEVCSQDALVKLRKIQDWSLKLGSLDRRTVNTILYPLLRLRQACCHPQAVRGEFLPFQKSTMTMEELLKSLQKKCRVECEEVHRQLVCALNGLAGIHIIRDEFGEAVEMYREVLRSSEEHKGRLKTDSLQRLHATHNLMELLNAKHSGIPPTLRDDRLKEEAEQLRQHYMTKHNAEVSEAYQNLQPVLQNIKELKRKVNLRSPWWLDVVQRAIQHNVDDDLVSRIQNELTCSYKQQANKFSMADKFRDGRGLQFLLSTQMEDLTKSQKSVQDAVKRLEGTPSEAVIEETVLCHLRPVRLPLNNCVFCKADELFTDYESKLFSHTVKGQTAIFEEMIEDEEGLVDDRLPTTSRGLWAASETERALKAILSFSKARRMDHDLVEEGNTFMELFENWKKEYKVLHEYWMVLRNNVSAIDELGMATERLRVRLPDEPKPKVPVLHIIEPHEVDQNRVKLLNDRAVAKSQLQKKLGQFLYLSNLEKAKLDPLKVQLRVTGHIFEEVSYIL; the protein is encoded by the exons ATGAGCAACAGAAGGAAGCGTGCCCCACCGGTGAGGGTAGATGAGGAGGCCAAGAAGAAGCTGAACTGGAACATGCATGAGGACCGCAGGATTGAGACTCTACTCCAAGAAGAGGAAGACCAGATTCCAACCAGCTCATTTCTGTCCACCGGCCACCACATCCCAACTGCTTCCCTTCTCTTCACCGGCGACAAGATTTCAACCAGTTCCCTTCTTTCGACCACCCACCAGATCCCAACCGGTTCTCTTCTCTTGAGCGTCCAGGAGGACTGTGAGGCAAGCTGCTCCAGCTCAGGAGCTCTGTTGTCAGACCTAGGACTAGGAGAGGACCCCCAGCTCCCTGCTTCCTCCTCCACAGACACCTCCTCCACCTTCCTCTCCCTCACTGTGCTTCCTCTTTATGACCTGGCTCACATCTGGAAGTCTCTGATTGGGGAGTTCAGCCTCCGTCCTCCCCCTCTGTGGGTTAACCCCCCAGGCTGTGACCAGAGGGCCTTCACCCTTCGTAGGACAGGAGATCAGTTGTGCCTCAGTTTGACCAGCAGCAGCGAAGAGGGCAGTACTAGTACAGGAGGACTGGAGACGAGGCCTCTGGATAGGACCTGCCCAGTGGAGTGTTTCCTGGCTGGAGGGATAGTATTGGAGGAGCTGGACTGGCTACAGAAGAGAAGAGCTGTGCAGCTGTGTCATCAGCCAGGAGAGGATGAAATTAAG GTGGGGATATATGTACTGGAATCGGGATTGGGAAAGCCTGAATTCCTCAGCGAGGGAAACGGACGGATCAGAAAGGCAAATCAACTGATACAGAAGTTAATGGAGTTTTACTATGACTTTATCATCCCCG AAGTGGTGTCGACCGAGGAGGAGGAGTGTGACACTGACTTGGAGAGGCAGAACGTGGAGGAGCTGTATGATTACGTCAGACACcaccagagagagaaccaggacGTGAGCATAGATGTACAGCACAAGGCTCTTATCCCAGTCCTCAGGCCATACCAGAGTCAGGCTGTTAACTGGATGCTGAGGAGAGAGAAGTACAGGAGCAGTAGCTCTTCTCAAG AACAATCTCTAAATTTCCTATGGAGGGAGCTTGTCACATTGTGTGGGAAGAAGCTATTCTACAATCCATATACAGGCTG CCTGATTCGAGAGTTCCCCTTGGCCGGGGTGGAGTGGCCTGGGGGGATCCTGGCTGATGAGATGGGCCTGGGGAAGACTGTGGAGGTCCTGGCTCTTATACTGAACAACAGCAGACAGGGCCTGAAGCAGGAGGCCCTCACCCTGCCTCTG GGAAAGTCAGTGAATTattttgtaccacctccacgaccAGAAGAAGAGGAGATGCATATTATTCACTGCAAGTCAGAGGCTCAACCTAAAGTGAAAATATCCTACCCAA CTGTGCGTGTGATGCTGCTCACGGCAATAAAAGAGATGAGGGTTGGTAAAGGAGCGTCGGTCAACGCCATCTTTGCGTACATTCGCACCACATACCGGTACGACCTCTTGAAGAACCGTAACCACATCAAGAGGGCCCTTGGCAAGCTGCTGGACGAGGAACTAGTAGAGAGAGTCAAAGGTCGCGGTCTGGCCGGATCCTTTAAACTGGGGAAGAAATACAAGGAAACCAAGAAGAAGGCCACCACGGCCAAGTCT CAGAGTCCCTCCGGAGACGGTGGGCCCAGGAGAACTTCACTAAGGCGAGCAGGGAAGAAGGGGAAGACCTCTTATAAAGACCCTGATACCCCAGACCTCTCTCCTTCAGAGGATATTAGCCAGAGCTGCCTGTCCCCTGACTGTCCACTTTCTGTTGAGGACAGTAAAGATGAACAGCAGGAGGGACGCCTTGAGAAGGAGCAGGAGGGACGCAGCGACACGCTAAGCGCCTCACAGGAGCTGTCACCTGTTGCGAAGGCAGACCGTCCTGAGGAGGACGACAAAGAGACACTCCACAACTCCCAGGAACAGGAGACGGAGAGAGTGGATAAAGTGGAAGATGCCCCTGAAGAGAGTAAGCGGCAACCAGGGCCACCTGTCACTCCAGAAATGCCGCCGGCCACCCGGGTGTCATTCACCCCCTTCAACACCCCAGACTACCGCTTTGAGTGTATCTGTGGCGAGCTGGGTCTCATCGACTACAAGGCCCGGGTGCAGTGTCTCAACTGCCAGCTGTGGCAGCATGCAGAGTGTGTGAACTACAAGGAGGAAAGCCTAGACACCACACCGTTCTACTGTCCTCACTGCCTGGTGGCCATGACACCTGTCCCTACAGGAGCTACCCTCATCATCTCCCCTTCGTCCATCTGTCATCAGTGGGTTGAGGAGATCAACAAACACATCAGCTCCTCATCACTACGAGTACTG GTGTACCAGGGGGTGAAGAAGCATGGTTTCATCCAGCCTCACATGCTGGCTGAGCAGGATGTGGTCATCACCACCTATGACGTGCTGCGCTCGGAGCTGAACTACGTAGATATCCCCCACAGCAACAGTAAGGATGGCCGGCGCTTTCGCAACCAGAAGCGATACATGGCTGTTCCCAGCCCCCTAGTGGCCGTGGAGTGGTGGCGCATCTGTCTGGACGAGGCCCAGATGGTGGAATGCACCACTGCCAAG GCAGCAGAAATGGCTCTGCGTCTCTCGTCAGTCAACCGTTGGTGTGTCAGTGGAACTCCTGTGCAGAGAGGCCTGGAAG ATCTGTATGGTCTGGTTCTGTTCTTGGGGGTCGACCCCTACTGGGTCAAGTACTGGTGGGACCAGCTGCTCTACCGACCCTACCGCCGCGGAAACACAGAGCCACTCTACAACCTGATTGGTCAGCTGCTGTGGCGATCGGCCAAGAAAGATGTCATTGATCAG ATTCAGATTCCCCCTCAGACAGAAGAGGTCCACTGGCTGCAGTTCTCTCCAGTGGAGGGTCACTTCTACCACCGGCAGCATGAGGTGTGTTCCCAGGACGCCCTGGTTAAGCTGAGGAAGATCCAGGACTGGAGCCTGAAGCTGGGCAGCCTGGACCGACGCACGGTCAACACCATCCTGTACCCCCTGCTCAGACTCCGTCAAGCCTGCTGCCACCCACAGGCTGTCAGGGGAGAGTTCCTGCCCTTCCAGAAGAG CACCATGACGATGGAGGAGCTGCTCAAGTCCCTGCAGAAGAAATGTCGAGTGGAATGCGAAGAGGTTCACAGACAATTGGTGTGCGCCCTCAACGGCCTGGCAGGCATCCACATCATCAGAG ATGAGTTTGGTGAGGCAGTGGAAATGTACAGAGAAGTCCTGAGGTCTTCAGAGGAACACAAAGGACGACTGAAGACTGATTCACTGCAG AGGCTTCATGCCACACACAACCTAATGGAGCTGCTCAACGCAAAGCACTCTGGGATACCGCCCACTCTGAGAGACGACCGGCTGAAAGAGGAG GCAGAGCAGCTGAGGcagcactacatgaccaaacacAACGCCGAGGTGTCTGAGGCCTACCAGAATCTACAGCCTGTACTGCAGAACATCAAGGAGCTCAAACGCAAA GTCAATCTACGATCCCCCTGGTGGCTGGACGTGGTACAGCGGGCCATACAGCACAACGTCGATGACGACCTGGTTTCCCGCATCCAGAACGAACTGACCTGCAGCTACAAACAGCAGGCCAACAAGTTCTCCATGGCTGACAA GTTCCGAGATGGGCGTGGCCTGCAGTTCCTGCTCAGCACTCAGATGGAGGATCTGACGAAGTCCCAGAAGTCTGTGCAGGACGCGGTGAAGAGGCTGGAAGGCACACCATCAGAGGCTGTCATAGAGGAGACTGTTCTCTGTCACCTCAGACCTGTCCGCCTGCCACTCAATAA CTGTGTGTTTTGCAAAGCAGACGAGCTCTTCACTGATTATGAGTCCAAGCTCTTTTCACACAC GGTAAAGGGTCAGACGGCTATCTTTGAGGAGATGATTGAGGATGAGGAGGGGCTGGTGGACGACCGTCTCCCCACCACCAGTAGAGGGTTGTGGGCTGCCAGCGAGACAGAGCGGGCCCTGAAGGCCATTCTCTCCTTCTCCAAGGCCCGACGCATGGACCACGACCTGGTGGAAGAAGGAAATACCTTCATGGAGCTTTTTGAGAACTGGAAGAAAGAGTACAAG GTGTTGCATGAGTACTGGATGGTACTTAGGAACAATGTGTCAGCCATTGATGAGCTGGGAATGGCCACAGAGAGGCTGCGTGTGAGGCTGCCTGATGAACCCAAACCCAAAGTACCAGTACTGCACATCATAGAACCACACGAG GTGGATCAGAACCGGGTGAAACTGTTAAACGATAGAGCAGTGGCAAAGTCTCAGCTCCAGAAGAAGCTGGGGCAATTCCTTTATCTCTCAAATCTAGAGAAG GCTAAATTGGACCCCCTCAAGGTCCAGCTCCGGGTCACGGGTCATATCTTTGAAGAAGTGTCCTACATTCTGTAA